DNA from Candidatus Binatia bacterium:
TTCAATTGTGATCCCTTCCATCTGCGAGATGAATTCGTACTCGGCGGCGCCCAGATCGGTATCCACCATGCCGGGGCAGACGGCGTTGCAGCGGATGCCGAACTGGCCGAACTCGGCGGCGATGGCCTTGGTGAAGCCGACGACCGCGAACTTCGTCGTGTGATAGCCGCACATCAGCTCACCCGCTCCCAATCCCGCGAGTGACGAGGTGTTGACGATCACACCGTTGCTCCGCTCGATCATCTTGGGGATGACGAGTTGGCAGAAATGGAACATGCCCGTGATGTTGACGCTGAGGCTCAGGTCCCACTGCTGCTGCGTCATGGCGAGGAACGGACCGACGCCGACGGCAGTGCCGGCATTGTTGAAAAGGATGTCGATCGCACCGAATCGCGTGACGGTTTCTTCCACGCAGGCTTCGATTTGGTCGCGCTGGGTCACGTCCACCTTGCACGCCAAACCCCGCCTGCCGCGCGCTTCGACCTCGCTCACCACGCGCTGCAGCTGCTCCCAGTCGTCGCCGACACCGTAGAAGGCCAGATCCCCTTCGTACTTGCGGCAGAGATCGGTGACGACCACGTTGGCTCCGTGCTCGGCCAGACGCAGTGCGGTGCTGCGGCCGATGCCATGCGGCCGCCCCGCCCCGGTAATGATCGCCGTTTGTCCTTCCAATGGCTTCATGAATACCCCTGGATGTGGCGTAGGCCTATCGTATATCGCCGCGATCACCAAGGGTTTTCACTGTTCCAGCCTCTGCATGTAGCGGCGCGTGATGTCGGCTACGGGCCCGTTCGGCTCCAGCCGTAACGCCGTCTCCAGATGCTCGCGTGCCGCGGCGCGATCGCCGAGCGAGAACAGGACCTGGCCGAGCAGCGCATGGGTCTTGGCTGCATCCCACTGCGGGAAGCCTTGCTCCGAACCGGCGATATCTCCGAGCCGCAAGGCCCGTTCAAAAGCATCGCGCGCCCTGGTGATGTCGCGCGCCACCGCCGGGCGATCTGCCTGTCGCTGCTCTTCCTCCAAATGCGACATCAGCGCCATTCCCAGATTGTGGTACAGCATCGGATGCGGGCGGATCTTGATGCCGGTCTCGAAAGCATTTTCGGCTTCGCTGTAGCGTGCCATGTGGCGATAGAGGGTGCCGATCTCGTTGTACGTCATCGCCTGCCCCTCGGGGCTCGACTTCGCCGCCAGCGCCCGCTGCAGCTCGCGATCGGCGTCATCGAGCCGATTGCGCCGCTCCAGCGCGCCGGCCAGCTCTCGGTGTGGCAGGGCATCATCGGGCACCTTTGTCGCCACGTCGCTCCAGAAGGAAAGGTCGTCCCCCCACACCCGGGTGTAGCGCGTGCTCTGCGCGCCCAGGAGCAGGCCTACGACGGCGAACGCGGCGAGGACCCAGCGGCCGGCAAGCTGCCGGCGTTCGGCGAGGCGCACGACGGCCCAACTGAGGAGCAGGCACGATGCCACCGAGGGAACGTAGAGGTAACGGTCGGCGACCGGCGCAGAGGCGCTGCGGCGCACGATCACGGTCAGTGACGGCAAGAGGGTGACAAAGAACCATGCTGCCAGAAAGGC
Protein-coding regions in this window:
- a CDS encoding SDR family NAD(P)-dependent oxidoreductase, which codes for MKPLEGQTAIITGAGRPHGIGRSTALRLAEHGANVVVTDLCRKYEGDLAFYGVGDDWEQLQRVVSEVEARGRRGLACKVDVTQRDQIEACVEETVTRFGAIDILFNNAGTAVGVGPFLAMTQQQWDLSLSVNITGMFHFCQLVIPKMIERSNGVIVNTSSLAGLGAGELMCGYHTTKFAVVGFTKAIAAEFGQFGIRCNAVCPGMVDTDLGAAEYEFISQMEGITIEEARRNAAQKIALRRQCSPDEVADVVAYLCSPAAGYLTGVALPIAGGMAPGL